The window TATGGTTTTGGCTGGGATCTTGATGCAGATAGCACACTGGGCAAAATTGTTGCACACAATGGCGACAACCCGGGTTATAAAACAATGATCGTCCGTTTTATAGATACACAACAGACGATCATTGTACTTTGCAATAATGCACATCCTCAATTCAACAATATCATTGCTCAATTACAGCGCTTATTGGCATCTTATAAACTCGCAAAGCTATAGCCCAAGCGCTTCAGCGGCATTTCTCTAACACGCACATTTGTTGCAGCAGCAATGGCATTCATCATTGCAGGCATGGCAGATGGCACACTGGTTTCACCAGCACCACCAGGTTCTTCCGTACTCTGCACAATGGTAATATCAATCGGTGGCAGGTCATTCATACGCACCACTTCAAAATCGAAGAAACTACTTTGCTGCACTGCACCATTCAACACCGTGATTTCACTTTTCATCAAAGCACTCATGGCCCATACATAACTACCCTGTACCTGATTGGTTAATCCATCCGGATCAATCACCGTACCGATATCTGTTACCACAATCGCTTTGTGAATCTTCACCTGTTTCTCTTTGTTCACGCTTACTTCAAACGCATGTGCGGTATAGGCTTTGGCATGATTGTAAAAACAACAAGCAATACCCACTCCTCTTCCAACCGCACGCTTTTTATTCCAACCAATCTTCTCTGCACATTGCTTCAATACATTTTCCATTCTGCGCGGATCATACACAGAACCTCCCTTGATTGGCCCTTTCTGTAATCCAGCCAGCAGATTGAGTCTGTAAGAAAGGCCATCCATTCCTGCTTTCTTAGCCAGCTCATCCACAAAACATTCTATCACCACATTGTTATAGGTGAAGTTGACTGAACGCCACCAGCCCAAAGACACAGGCGGCATCGTACGCGTCATGGGTGCCCGCAATTGTGGGATATCATAATACATATCACCATAAGCACCACCTCCAGCTTCTGCACTAAACCAACCAGGATTGCCTTTATTCCCCTGGAAGAAATCCATCACCGGTGAAATCACAATATGGTGTTGCCATTGATCTGGTTTTTTACTGGCGCTGATCTTAGCACTCAGCTGGTGTGTAGAACAAGGTCTGTACACATCAAAACGAATATCATCTGCGCGTGTAAAAATCAACTGTACAGATTTGCCTTCCATCACTTTGGCAATCTGCATGGCTTCCGCACCATAATCTGCACTGAGCTTTCTGCCAAAACCACCACCCATTGGTTGCAGGTTGATGAATACATCAGCAGCTTTCAGGTTAAAATATTTTGCACCTGCACTCGCTACTTTGCCGGGATTCTGAAAACCACCCCAGAGTTCAAACTTACCATCCTTGAACTGGGCAGTACAGTTGGGCGGCTCCATTGTAGCATGCGCCACAAAAGGAATGCGATACACCGCTTTCACTATACCGGCTGCATTCGCATCATAGCTATCTGTAACAACATCACCCTTCTCGTTATAAATAAGATCAGCTTTTTCTTTCAGCTTTGATTCCTGCAGTTTGTAATAAGAAGCCGTAGAAACCGTAGCATCTGCTTTGGACAAATCCCATTCTACTTTTAATCTTTGTTGTGCTTTCAATGCGCTCCAGCGATTGTTGGCTACAATAGCCACACCACTTCTGTTTTCAATCTGATCACCCATTTCCTTCATCTCAAACAGCTGTACAATACCATCTACTTTGCTGATAGAGGCAGGATCCCAACTCTTCACTTTACCATTTAAAACAGGGCAACGTACAATCACCGCATACAACATGCCCGGCAGTTTGAGATCGATGCCATATTTCATCTTACCGCTCACAATCTCTTTAAGATTGGTTTTCTTCTGCCCTTGCTTACCAATCACACGGAAGTCTTTGTAATTCTTCAGTGCAGGATCTTTGGGCACAGGCATTTTGCTGGCCTTCTCGATCAAGTCTTTATAAGCAAATTCTTGTCCTGTTACAGAGTTAACAACCTTACTTCTTTCTGCTTTGCAAGTCTCAATAGACACATTCCATTCCTTGGCCGCAGCAGCAATCAGCATCTCACGCGCCGTAGCACCTGCTTTGCGCAATGGCTGATATTGTCGGATGGTACTGGTACTACCGCCTGTTGAATAATCCCCACTCTTGGCTGCATCATATGGCATGGCTTCCACCACAATATCTTTCAGATCGGCTTCCAACTCTTCTGCCATAATCATGGGCAAAGAAGTTTGTACACCCTGACCTGATTCCTGCTTCACCACATAGACAATGATTTTTCCATCGGGGCATAAACGCACCAAGGGACTAGGCTGCCAACATTCAAGTGCATTGGCTGCAAGACCTTTTACAGGTAAAAGTTGTGCGAGTGTCCACCCGCCAACTGTCATAGAGCTGATTTTGATAAAATCTCTTCTGCGCATAGCAAGTGTTTATGATTTGGCGGATAATTCTGCTGCTTTATGAATGGCTTTACGGATACGCTCATACGTACCACATCTGCATACCACCTGACTCATCACTTCGTTGATTTGTGCATCGGTGGGTTTGGGATATTGCTTCAGTAAAGCAACAGTGCTCATGATTTGTCCCGACTGACAATAACCGCACTGTGGCACATTCATGTCGATCCATGCCTGTTGTACAGGATGTGTTGCATCTGCTGACAAACCTTCGATGGTGGTAACCTGTTTTCCCACGCAGGCTGATGCAGGATACTGGCAGGATTTTACTGCCTTACCATCAATCAACACAGTGCAGGAACCGCAGGAACCCACACCGCAACCATATTTGGTACCGGTAAGGTCCAGCACATCGCGCAGCGCCCATAATAACGGCATATCGGCAGGCACGTCAACAGTTTGTGGTTGTCCGTTTACCTGAAGCGAATACTGAGGCATAATCAGAAAGGTATTTGGTGTAAAAAAGCGTTGTCGAACTTACAATTTATTTAGCTTCGGTTCAAAGCAAATACATGAAACAGCTGCTTTGGACGATTGTTTGTTGTACCGCACTACAGGTATCTGCACAAAAATACCAGCGCATTCACCGCAAAGCGGTGATGGTAGATACCCACAATGATTTGCTGACAGCTGTGATTGAGAAAAAATTGCAATTAGATAGCGATCTAAAAGGTAAGACCCACTCCGACCTGAATCGCTTTTTACAAGCTGGTGTTGATCTGCAATTGTTTTCTGTTTGGTGTGATGGTGAAAAACAAAACCCATTTGCTTGGGCTAATCGCGAAATGGATACACTATTGGCTGTTGCACAGCGCAATCCGGATAAACTAATCATCACAGATAATCTTGCTTCGATGGAGACTGCATGGAAGCAAGGTAAACTGGTGGGACTATTTGGCGTGGAAGGCGGACACATGATCGAGAATGACTTGACTAAGTTGGATCAACTCTATGCTAAGGGTGCACGCTATATGACACTCACATGGAACAATTCTACATCCTGGGCTAGTTCAGCTTGGGATGAAACCATGCAGCCGGAAAAGTTGACACAAAAGGGATTAACTGCTTTTGGTAAGCAGGTGATACAACGCATGAATCAATTGGGGATGTTGGTGGATTTATCGCATGTGGGTGTACAAACATTTTGGGATGCGATGAATACAACGACCAAACCAGTTTTAGTGTCGCATAGTAATTGCCATGCCATTTGTCCGGTACCACGCAACCTCACCGACGAACAGATTAAAGCCATTGGTAAAAATGGTGGCGTGATACACTTGAATTTTTATTCTGGCTTTGTAGATAGCAGCTTCAAACAAAAAGAAACTGCATTTCTGCAGGCGCATGCGCGTGAATTGGACTCGTTGAAGCAGACAGGTATGCAGCAAGAATATGCGATGAGCATCTTAACCAACAAGTATGCTGATGAAGTCTATAACATCAGACCAACATTGGATCAGCTGCTCAATCACCTCGATCATATTGTTCGCCTCATTGGCGTAGACTATGTGGGCATGGGTTCTGATTTCGACGGCATCACATCTGCACCCAAAGAGTTGAATGATGTCACCGACTACCCTTTGATCACCAAAGCCCTACTCGAAAGAGGTTATTCCAAGAAAGACATTGAAAAAATATTAGGTAAAAATTTCCTTCGCATTCTCAAAGCCAATCAGCTATGAAAGTATTTTTCGCTTCGCTACTGCTATTGCCATTATTCCTGCAAGCCCAATTCTCTTCAGCCGATAAAGCACGTTGGCAACAGCACGCCAAGAACACCACCATTATTCGCGACAATTGGGGTGTACCGCATATCTATGGCAAGACAGACGCAGATGCAGTCTTTGGTTTAATCTACGCACAATGCGAAGACGATTTTGCTCGAGTAGAGATGAACTATATCAATATTCTTGGGAGAAGCAGTGAAGTAAAAGGTGCGCAAAATATTTATGAAGACCTCTATACCCGTATGGTGATTGATTCTGCAGCAGCTGTGAAGGATTATCAACAAGCACCACAATGGTTGAAGAAATTGTTACAAGCTTGGTCGGATGGGATTCATTATTATCTCTCCAAAAATCCCAACGTGAAACCACTGCGCATACAAACATTCAAACCTTGGTATCCATTGATGTGGACCGACGGCAGTATCTCTGCTATCAGCACGGGCTTTCTCGCATCAAGAGATGTGAAGAATTTCTATGAACAAAAAGATGCGGTGGCGCAGGTAGAAAGTCGCCATTTCAATGAAGCACAAACCGGCTCAAACGGTTTTGCCATAGCACCAGCTAAATCAGCTACAGGTAATGCTATGCTGTACATCAATCCGCACACTAGTTTTTATTTCCGTCCGGAAGTGCATATGGTGAGTGAAGAAGGATTGAATGCCTATGGTGCAGTTACTTGGGGACAGTTTTTCATCTATCAAGGCTTCAATGAATACTGCGGCTGGATGCACACCAGTAGCAATGCAGATGTAAGTGATGTATATAAAGAGACCATCCAGCAAGTGAATGGCAAATATGTCTATCGCTATGATGGCAAGGACTTACCCGTTCAAACAAAACAAGAAAGCATCACTTACGTGAAGGATGGCCAATACGCACACCAAAACTTTACTGTGTACAGCACAGGACATGGACCGGTAATGGGCAAGCAAGGACAGCATTGGTTGAGTGTGAAAAGTTTTAATCGCTCTATAGACGGACTCATGCAATCATGGTTACGCACCAAAGCAAAAGGCTTGGCCGACATGCGCAAAGTGATGGAGTATCGCGCCAATACTTCAAACAATACGGTGTATGCAGATGCGCAGGGAAATATTGGCTATTGGCATGGCAATTTCATGCCCATACGTGATACTGCTTATGATTGGGGCAAAGCAGTAGATGGCACCACTTCCAAAACTGAATGGAAAGGATTGCATCCTGCAACGGCAACTATTCAAGTCATCAACCCCAACAATGGTTGGTTACAAAACTGTAACTCTACACCATTTACAGTTGCAGGCAGCAATAGTCCCAAGCGCAATGCTTATCCGCCCTATATGGCGCCTGATGGAGAGAATTTCCGCGGACTGAATGCCGTGCGCGTATTAAGCAAACAAGACAAGTTTCATCTGGAAGAAATGATTGCAGCCGGTTACGACACTTACTTAACAGCCTTTGAAATATTGGTTCCTGCACTGGCAAAAGCATATGATGATGCAGATGAAGCCACCAAACAAGCCTTGGCAGAACCGATGAAAGTAATGCGTACATGGGATTATCGCAGCAATGAAAATTCTGTAGCCACCACATTAGCTGTCGAGTGGGCGCAGTTTCAATTATCTCGTGCCATACAACAAGTGTACATTGAGCAGGGTGATGATGATCAAGTAGCGAGAACCAGAAAATTTGCTGCAACAGTTGCACCACAAGAATTGCTCAAGACTTTTCAGAATACGATTAATCAATTGGTAAAGCAGCATGGTACGTGGAATATGCCATGGGGCGAACTCAATCGCTTTCAACGTTTGAATGGTGCTATTGATTTACAGTACGATGATAACGCAGCTAGCTTACCTGTAGGCTTTGTTTCATCTACTTGGGGTTCGCTGCCTTCGTTTAATAGTCGCTACGCCAACAATACGAAAAAACGTTATGGCTTTAATGGCAATAGCTTTATTGCTGCTGTAGAGTTTGGTAAAAAAGTTCGTGCAAAGTCCGTTTTAGCAGGTGGCAATAGTAGCGATCCTGCATCGCCTTATTTTACCAATCAGGCAGCTATGTATACGAAGGGACAATTCAAAGATGTGTTGTTCTACAAGGCAGATGTATTGAAAAATGCGGTGAAGACCTATCATCCATAGAGAAATACTTCTCTATAAAGCTTTATATTATTATTCATTATTTAGATAATGAGTAATGATTTTAGTCATCTTATGACCACAAAAATTAAATCAATTTTGTAGTTGAAAGAGTTTTATGCTTTATCAACAAATCAAGAAAAAAAATAAATTCAAACTTTATTATTCTTTCTTACTTCTTCTTATAGCAGTATCAAGCAGTTGTAGAAAAAATATCCCGCCAAAACCTGTAGATGCTTCTTTCGTGATATCTGAAGTGATTTCATACGGTCCTTATGCAGATAAATTTGAGCCCTACGATACCGATAGCGCAACATCATGTGTGGTGAGATTTACAGCTAATCAAGTACAAGAAACAGGCATTGAATACGAATGGAATATAGGTACTGAT is drawn from Chitinophagales bacterium and contains these coding sequences:
- a CDS encoding xanthine dehydrogenase family protein molybdopterin-binding subunit, which codes for MRRRDFIKISSMTVGGWTLAQLLPVKGLAANALECWQPSPLVRLCPDGKIIVYVVKQESGQGVQTSLPMIMAEELEADLKDIVVEAMPYDAAKSGDYSTGGSTSTIRQYQPLRKAGATAREMLIAAAAKEWNVSIETCKAERSKVVNSVTGQEFAYKDLIEKASKMPVPKDPALKNYKDFRVIGKQGQKKTNLKEIVSGKMKYGIDLKLPGMLYAVIVRCPVLNGKVKSWDPASISKVDGIVQLFEMKEMGDQIENRSGVAIVANNRWSALKAQQRLKVEWDLSKADATVSTASYYKLQESKLKEKADLIYNEKGDVVTDSYDANAAGIVKAVYRIPFVAHATMEPPNCTAQFKDGKFELWGGFQNPGKVASAGAKYFNLKAADVFINLQPMGGGFGRKLSADYGAEAMQIAKVMEGKSVQLIFTRADDIRFDVYRPCSTHQLSAKISASKKPDQWQHHIVISPVMDFFQGNKGNPGWFSAEAGGGAYGDMYYDIPQLRAPMTRTMPPVSLGWWRSVNFTYNNVVIECFVDELAKKAGMDGLSYRLNLLAGLQKGPIKGGSVYDPRRMENVLKQCAEKIGWNKKRAVGRGVGIACCFYNHAKAYTAHAFEVSVNKEKQVKIHKAIVVTDIGTVIDPDGLTNQVQGSYVWAMSALMKSEITVLNGAVQQSSFFDFEVVRMNDLPPIDITIVQSTEEPGGAGETSVPSAMPAMMNAIAAATNVRVREMPLKRLGYSFASL
- a CDS encoding penicillin acylase family protein — encoded protein: MKVFFASLLLLPLFLQAQFSSADKARWQQHAKNTTIIRDNWGVPHIYGKTDADAVFGLIYAQCEDDFARVEMNYINILGRSSEVKGAQNIYEDLYTRMVIDSAAAVKDYQQAPQWLKKLLQAWSDGIHYYLSKNPNVKPLRIQTFKPWYPLMWTDGSISAISTGFLASRDVKNFYEQKDAVAQVESRHFNEAQTGSNGFAIAPAKSATGNAMLYINPHTSFYFRPEVHMVSEEGLNAYGAVTWGQFFIYQGFNEYCGWMHTSSNADVSDVYKETIQQVNGKYVYRYDGKDLPVQTKQESITYVKDGQYAHQNFTVYSTGHGPVMGKQGQHWLSVKSFNRSIDGLMQSWLRTKAKGLADMRKVMEYRANTSNNTVYADAQGNIGYWHGNFMPIRDTAYDWGKAVDGTTSKTEWKGLHPATATIQVINPNNGWLQNCNSTPFTVAGSNSPKRNAYPPYMAPDGENFRGLNAVRVLSKQDKFHLEEMIAAGYDTYLTAFEILVPALAKAYDDADEATKQALAEPMKVMRTWDYRSNENSVATTLAVEWAQFQLSRAIQQVYIEQGDDDQVARTRKFAATVAPQELLKTFQNTINQLVKQHGTWNMPWGELNRFQRLNGAIDLQYDDNAASLPVGFVSSTWGSLPSFNSRYANNTKKRYGFNGNSFIAAVEFGKKVRAKSVLAGGNSSDPASPYFTNQAAMYTKGQFKDVLFYKADVLKNAVKTYHP
- a CDS encoding dipeptidase, coding for MKQLLWTIVCCTALQVSAQKYQRIHRKAVMVDTHNDLLTAVIEKKLQLDSDLKGKTHSDLNRFLQAGVDLQLFSVWCDGEKQNPFAWANREMDTLLAVAQRNPDKLIITDNLASMETAWKQGKLVGLFGVEGGHMIENDLTKLDQLYAKGARYMTLTWNNSTSWASSAWDETMQPEKLTQKGLTAFGKQVIQRMNQLGMLVDLSHVGVQTFWDAMNTTTKPVLVSHSNCHAICPVPRNLTDEQIKAIGKNGGVIHLNFYSGFVDSSFKQKETAFLQAHARELDSLKQTGMQQEYAMSILTNKYADEVYNIRPTLDQLLNHLDHIVRLIGVDYVGMGSDFDGITSAPKELNDVTDYPLITKALLERGYSKKDIEKILGKNFLRILKANQL
- a CDS encoding (2Fe-2S)-binding protein — protein: MPQYSLQVNGQPQTVDVPADMPLLWALRDVLDLTGTKYGCGVGSCGSCTVLIDGKAVKSCQYPASACVGKQVTTIEGLSADATHPVQQAWIDMNVPQCGYCQSGQIMSTVALLKQYPKPTDAQINEVMSQVVCRCGTYERIRKAIHKAAELSAKS